In one window of Streptomyces sp. NBC_01224 DNA:
- a CDS encoding DeoR/GlpR family DNA-binding transcription regulator produces MSNVSQRGPAPRQASIAEYVLAQGEVSAAELAERFDVSLMTIHRDLDELERQGIVRKFRGGVTAQPSGVFESNVSYRLKTMRAEKAAVAERALQLIEPGMAVMLDDSTSTLEIARRLRSITPLTVVTNFLEAINLLSQERGIHLMGLGGDFDPLHSSFLGVSCVEAVQSLQVDICFTSTSAVSGGYAYHQEQHIVSVKRAMLDSASRNVLLLDHSKLGRVALHRLAPLSRFDLLLVDDGASDRALRELDEHKVPYEVCGTGREPGTGGGDDG; encoded by the coding sequence GTGAGCAACGTTTCGCAGCGGGGCCCCGCCCCGCGCCAGGCATCCATAGCCGAGTACGTCCTCGCGCAGGGCGAGGTGAGCGCCGCCGAACTGGCGGAGCGTTTCGACGTCAGCCTGATGACCATCCACCGCGATCTGGACGAGCTGGAACGACAGGGCATCGTCCGCAAGTTCCGCGGCGGTGTCACCGCCCAGCCCTCCGGCGTCTTCGAGTCGAACGTCTCCTACCGGCTGAAGACGATGCGCGCCGAGAAGGCCGCCGTCGCCGAACGGGCCCTGCAGCTCATCGAGCCGGGCATGGCGGTGATGCTCGACGATTCGACGTCCACGCTGGAGATCGCGCGCAGGCTGCGCTCCATCACTCCGCTGACCGTCGTCACCAACTTCCTCGAAGCGATCAACCTGCTGTCGCAGGAGCGCGGCATCCATCTGATGGGACTCGGCGGCGACTTCGACCCGCTGCACTCCTCGTTCCTCGGCGTCTCGTGCGTGGAGGCGGTGCAGTCGCTCCAGGTCGACATCTGTTTCACCTCCACCTCTGCCGTGTCCGGCGGTTACGCCTACCACCAGGAGCAGCACATCGTCTCCGTCAAGCGGGCGATGCTCGACTCGGCGAGCCGCAATGTGCTGCTGCTCGACCACTCCAAGCTGGGCCGGGTGGCCCTGCACCGGCTCGCCCCGCTCTCCCGCTTCGATCTGCTGCTGGTCGACGACGGGGCGTCGGACCGGGCACTGCGC